One genomic segment of Synechocystis sp. LKSZ1 includes these proteins:
- a CDS encoding Fe(3+) ABC transporter substrate-binding protein: MNHSWTRRGLLGTGIAALVITGSQFAEIPALFAQGQEVNIYSSRHYNTDKQLYDEFTRQTGIKVNVIEGEPDPLIVRIKSEGKNSPADVLLTADAGRLWRANQEGIFATVNSKTLQSKIPANLRDPQGRWFGFSKRARVIVYNKSKVKPNQVKTYADLTKPQWKGKVISRPGNNIYNQSLVAWMIVNQGAPAATNWSKGLVANFARPPQGNDTAQIEAVAAGVADLAIVNTYYVANLATNKDPKKQEVFNKVGVIFPDQAGGGTHINISGGGLVATAPNKAAGIKFLEYLASPKAQAFFAQANNEYPVVAGTPLSATVKSMGTFKESKTSIASYGPNLARALQITDQTGWK; the protein is encoded by the coding sequence ATGAATCATTCATGGACTCGACGTGGCCTCCTGGGAACAGGCATCGCCGCTCTCGTGATTACCGGTAGTCAATTTGCCGAAATCCCTGCTCTGTTTGCCCAGGGACAAGAGGTTAATATTTATTCTTCTCGCCACTACAACACTGATAAGCAACTCTACGACGAGTTTACTCGCCAAACAGGAATTAAAGTCAATGTCATTGAAGGGGAACCCGACCCCCTGATTGTCCGCATCAAGAGTGAAGGAAAAAATAGCCCAGCCGATGTTCTGCTCACTGCTGATGCAGGGCGTCTATGGCGGGCTAATCAAGAAGGTATTTTTGCTACCGTCAATTCTAAAACGTTACAGTCTAAAATTCCGGCCAACCTCCGGGATCCCCAGGGGCGTTGGTTTGGCTTCAGTAAACGGGCTCGGGTCATTGTTTATAACAAAAGCAAGGTCAAGCCCAACCAAGTTAAAACCTATGCGGATCTCACTAAACCCCAATGGAAAGGCAAGGTGATTAGCCGGCCGGGGAATAACATCTATAATCAATCCCTCGTCGCCTGGATGATTGTTAATCAAGGGGCACCAGCCGCCACCAACTGGAGCAAGGGCCTGGTGGCTAACTTTGCTCGTCCGCCCCAGGGTAACGATACCGCTCAAATTGAAGCCGTCGCGGCGGGGGTTGCGGATCTGGCGATTGTCAATACCTACTACGTGGCAAATCTGGCTACGAACAAAGACCCTAAGAAGCAAGAGGTCTTCAACAAAGTGGGGGTTATTTTCCCAGATCAAGCTGGCGGGGGTACCCATATCAATATCAGTGGTGGCGGCCTCGTGGCCACAGCTCCCAATAAAGCCGCAGGCATTAAATTCCTGGAATATTTAGCTAGTCCTAAGGCCCAGGCCTTCTTCGCCCAGGCCAACAATGAATACCCCGTTGTTGCGGGAACGCCCTTATCGGCAACGGTGAAGAGTATGGGAACCTTCAAGGAAAGTAAAACCAGCATAGCCAGCTACGGGCCTAATCTGGCTCGGGCCCTCCAGATTACTGACCAAACTGGTTGGAAATAG
- a CDS encoding site-2 protease family protein, producing the protein MGRQWQLGALWGIPFRLDPSWFVIVALVTLANAVEINQRFLLTDHLSVWAWFWGFLMALALFLSVLLHELGHSLVARQQGITVNSITLFIFGGVANLERESKTPLGAFAVAMAGPCTSLVLSGLCYLWSQAMTEAPLLAYISQDLGRINLFLALFNLIPGLPLDGGQVLKALVWHLTGDRLTGVQWAALSGQFLGALANILGLVLLFSLGEAGGAWLALIGWFLWANARLSSRWTQLQRSLLSLTAAQAMSRQFKVVSGRLTLQEFVQSYLLDNPEQWLFPYYAAADGRYQGLVPLSQLSTLERSEWPRQTVQDIAYPLATIPSVTEKDSLATVINRLEARRGATDDFGDRYLTVLSPAGAVAGVIDRGDIVQLLARQAPWPITAEEIQRIKAEGIYPEALPLPTLARALEG; encoded by the coding sequence ATGGGTCGGCAGTGGCAACTCGGCGCTTTATGGGGGATTCCGTTTCGTCTCGATCCCTCCTGGTTTGTCATTGTGGCCTTGGTTACCCTGGCCAATGCGGTGGAAATTAATCAACGCTTCCTCCTAACGGATCACTTATCGGTTTGGGCCTGGTTCTGGGGATTCTTAATGGCCCTGGCCCTGTTTCTATCGGTACTCCTGCACGAACTGGGCCATAGTCTGGTAGCCAGACAGCAGGGGATCACGGTTAACTCCATCACCCTGTTTATTTTTGGTGGGGTAGCCAATCTGGAACGGGAGTCGAAAACCCCCCTGGGGGCCTTTGCCGTTGCGATGGCAGGGCCTTGTACGAGCCTGGTTCTGAGCGGTCTCTGCTATCTCTGGAGCCAGGCCATGACCGAGGCCCCCCTCCTCGCCTACATCAGCCAAGACTTGGGGCGGATCAACCTGTTCCTGGCCTTGTTTAACTTAATTCCGGGCCTGCCCCTAGATGGTGGGCAAGTGCTAAAGGCCCTGGTCTGGCACTTGACGGGAGACCGTCTGACGGGGGTGCAATGGGCCGCCTTGAGTGGTCAATTTCTGGGGGCCTTGGCGAATATTCTAGGGTTAGTGCTGCTTTTTTCCCTGGGGGAAGCTGGCGGGGCTTGGCTGGCCCTGATTGGTTGGTTCCTGTGGGCTAATGCCCGCCTATCGAGCCGCTGGACTCAGCTCCAACGCAGCCTGTTAAGCTTGACAGCAGCCCAAGCCATGAGTCGCCAGTTTAAAGTGGTTTCCGGTCGTCTGACTCTCCAGGAATTTGTACAGTCTTATCTCTTAGACAACCCCGAGCAGTGGTTATTCCCCTACTATGCGGCGGCCGATGGCCGTTACCAAGGCCTCGTTCCCCTAAGTCAACTTTCTACCCTAGAACGGAGTGAATGGCCCCGGCAGACAGTCCAGGACATCGCCTATCCCCTAGCAACCATTCCCAGCGTGACCGAAAAGGATTCCCTGGCAACCGTTATTAATCGCCTCGAGGCCCGTCGGGGAGCCACGGATGATTTTGGAGACCGCTACCTGACGGTGTTATCGCCCGCTGGTGCCGTCGCGGGAGTGATTGACCGGGGGGACATTGTTCAGCTCCTAGCCCGTCAGGCCCCTTGGCCCATCACCGCCGAGGAGATTCAACGCATTAAAGCCGAAGGAATCTATCCCGAGGCCCTGCCCTTACCAACCCTGGCTCGGGCCCTGGAGGGTTAG
- a CDS encoding site-specific integrase, whose protein sequence is MGKLDVSGRLNQANGQLRAGKTGVTITQRGDRLYLVATLPPKPGSEKTYPHQQRIALGFRANPAGIDQAVLAARELSLKLTRGEFTWEAEAGPLVVRDWIERLKAQYLLKRIEEGADRAKAQETWESEYIKAFKALDWDAALTLEALEKGLKSCTPNSRTRRRRALAFAGLADLAGLAHDLRKKTGSYGPKAVNPRDVPTDEEIAQWWGQIPNPEWQCAYALQACYGLRNYEVFRLDLSDFPVAFVHKGKTNQERYVYPLYPEWAERWLVEIKLPQVNGKNTDLGNRVTHQFSRYGIPFNPYDLRHAWARRSLEFGWDLSLAAAQMGHSVKVHADIYHAWITRDTYQRAYETLLSNPDRPLAP, encoded by the coding sequence GTGGGAAAATTAGACGTTTCTGGCCGGCTGAATCAGGCCAATGGCCAGCTCAGGGCCGGAAAAACGGGGGTCACGATCACCCAGCGGGGCGACCGGCTCTATTTGGTGGCGACCCTCCCCCCGAAGCCTGGCAGTGAGAAGACGTACCCCCACCAGCAACGCATCGCCCTGGGCTTCCGGGCCAACCCGGCCGGAATTGACCAGGCGGTTTTGGCGGCCAGGGAATTAAGCCTGAAATTGACCCGTGGGGAGTTTACCTGGGAGGCTGAAGCCGGCCCCTTGGTGGTCAGAGACTGGATTGAGCGATTGAAGGCGCAATACTTGCTTAAGCGGATTGAGGAAGGGGCCGACCGTGCTAAGGCACAGGAAACCTGGGAATCTGAGTATATCAAGGCGTTTAAGGCTTTAGATTGGGATGCGGCGCTAACGCTGGAGGCCTTGGAGAAGGGCCTAAAAAGTTGTACGCCCAATTCTCGCACCCGTCGGCGGCGGGCTTTGGCCTTTGCTGGCCTGGCCGATCTGGCCGGGCTGGCCCATGACCTACGGAAGAAAACAGGCAGTTATGGCCCAAAAGCAGTTAATCCCCGTGATGTACCTACCGATGAGGAAATAGCCCAATGGTGGGGCCAGATTCCTAATCCTGAGTGGCAGTGCGCCTATGCTCTCCAAGCCTGTTATGGGCTGAGAAATTACGAAGTCTTTCGGCTTGACCTGTCTGATTTCCCCGTGGCCTTTGTCCATAAGGGGAAGACCAATCAGGAGCGTTACGTCTATCCTCTCTACCCGGAATGGGCCGAGCGTTGGCTAGTAGAAATAAAATTGCCCCAGGTGAACGGCAAAAACACCGACCTGGGGAATAGGGTCACGCATCAATTTAGTCGCTATGGCATCCCGTTCAATCCCTACGATTTACGCCATGCCTGGGCCAGGCGGTCACTGGAGTTTGGCTGGGATTTGTCGCTGGCGGCGGCCCAGATGGGCCACTCGGTCAAGGTTCACGCTGACATCTATCACGCTTGGATCACGCGGGATACTTACCAGCGGGCCTATGAGACGCTGTTGAGCAATCCCGATAGGCCCCTGGCCCCTTAG
- a CDS encoding phosphotransacetylase family protein: protein MANVAQCLLVGSIEAYSGKSGIILGLAQQLQQQGLAIAYGKPIGTCLSNSSIQQEEADVNFVAQALGLSAAQVRPPLLFLEAHSIAQRLQGQDTTDYTTALQDAVGSLAADIVLLEGPGTLWEGSLFNLSFLNLAKTLSASILLVARYHSPLIVDGLIKAQQELGSHLLGVVINDVPAEARASAETLVKPFLEQQGIAVLGLLPQDDLLRSVSVRELAHQLGAKVLCREDRLDLMVESLTIGAMNVNSALEYFRRGENKAVVTGGDRTDLQLAALETSTSCLILTGHIPPQPLIISRAEDLEIPILSVNLDTLKTVEIVDQAFGNTRLQEPIKVQCIQRLMAEHFDLARFLERFQA, encoded by the coding sequence ATGGCAAATGTAGCCCAGTGCTTACTAGTCGGTTCAATCGAGGCCTATAGCGGCAAATCCGGTATCATTCTCGGCCTTGCCCAACAACTGCAACAGCAGGGCCTGGCGATTGCCTACGGAAAGCCGATTGGAACCTGTTTAAGCAACAGCAGTATCCAACAGGAAGAGGCTGATGTGAATTTTGTGGCCCAGGCCCTGGGCCTCTCCGCTGCTCAAGTTCGTCCACCGCTCCTATTTCTAGAAGCCCATTCCATTGCCCAACGACTCCAGGGCCAAGATACCACTGACTACACCACGGCCCTCCAGGATGCCGTCGGCAGTTTGGCCGCTGATATTGTCCTGCTAGAGGGCCCAGGAACGCTTTGGGAAGGGAGCTTGTTTAATCTCTCGTTTCTTAATTTGGCGAAAACCCTCTCAGCGTCTATTCTGCTAGTGGCCCGTTACCATTCCCCATTAATCGTGGATGGCCTGATCAAGGCTCAGCAGGAATTGGGATCCCATCTTCTGGGGGTGGTGATTAACGATGTGCCGGCCGAGGCCAGGGCCTCGGCCGAGACCTTGGTCAAACCCTTCCTAGAGCAACAGGGCATTGCGGTTCTCGGCCTCCTGCCCCAGGATGACCTCCTGCGCAGTGTCAGTGTGCGAGAGTTAGCCCATCAACTGGGAGCAAAAGTTCTGTGCCGTGAAGACCGCCTCGACCTGATGGTGGAAAGCCTCACCATTGGGGCCATGAATGTTAACTCGGCCCTGGAATACTTCCGCCGGGGAGAAAATAAAGCGGTGGTTACGGGGGGCGACCGAACAGACTTGCAATTGGCGGCCTTGGAAACCTCAACCAGTTGTCTGATCCTGACTGGCCATATTCCACCTCAACCCTTGATCATCAGTCGCGCCGAGGATCTCGAGATTCCCATCCTCTCGGTGAATCTAGATACCCTCAAAACTGTTGAGATCGTAGATCAGGCCTTTGGCAATACCCGTCTACAGGAACCCATCAAAGTTCAATGTATTCAGCGCCTCATGGCCGAGCATTTCGATCTGGCTCGGTTTTTAGAGCGTTTCCAGGCCTAG
- the ebsA gene encoding type IV pilus biogenesis protein EbsA, producing the protein MSVIDNLEPADKMDVGVYLPYYPNKDKQKILPLALSLYQKGSVEGQRRIEGGSGISFVATWYVSKLPSELTRCRMQFEGQADLSYEMTVLNSEFIDYLIDLISIHNESKGQFVDFPQNFYKKLLRFDESPSLRA; encoded by the coding sequence ATGTCAGTCATTGATAACCTTGAACCCGCCGATAAAATGGATGTGGGCGTTTATCTGCCCTACTATCCCAACAAGGACAAGCAAAAAATTCTGCCCCTGGCCCTAAGTCTCTACCAAAAGGGGAGTGTGGAAGGCCAGCGGCGTATTGAAGGCGGTAGCGGTATTAGCTTCGTCGCCACTTGGTATGTCTCCAAGTTACCCTCCGAATTAACCCGTTGTCGGATGCAATTTGAGGGCCAAGCTGACTTGAGCTATGAAATGACGGTGCTGAACTCGGAATTTATTGACTATCTGATCGACCTCATTAGCATTCACAATGAGAGTAAAGGTCAGTTTGTCGATTTTCCGCAGAATTTCTACAAAAAACTACTCCGCTTTGATGAATCCCCCAGTCTTCGGGCCTAA
- the nusB gene encoding transcription antitermination factor NusB produces the protein MSIRQQPRRIARELTLLSLSQLKNNPDKLDQEDINSLLLAATRTLTTEVHEILETASAEVNRGHERLLSSETRSPSLDSAKTMIREALELAQTAINRLASAVDFPEMMQLASQYEVRQYAIELIGTVQRRGAEIDQTLERAMVDWQLKRLPRIDRDILRMALAEMMFLEIPQKVAINEAVELAKRYSDDEGYRFINGVLRRVSNQLAESPGR, from the coding sequence ATGTCTATCCGCCAACAACCCCGACGTATTGCCCGTGAGTTGACCCTCCTCAGTCTGAGCCAACTCAAAAATAATCCTGACAAACTCGACCAGGAGGATATTAACTCCCTCTTGTTGGCGGCGACGAGAACCCTGACGACGGAGGTTCACGAAATTCTAGAAACTGCTTCGGCCGAGGTGAACCGAGGCCATGAACGTCTTCTCAGCAGTGAAACCCGGAGTCCGTCTCTAGACAGTGCCAAAACCATGATCCGCGAGGCCCTAGAGCTAGCCCAAACGGCCATTAATCGCCTGGCCAGTGCGGTCGATTTTCCGGAAATGATGCAGTTGGCGAGTCAGTATGAAGTGCGTCAGTATGCCATTGAGTTGATTGGGACGGTTCAGCGGCGTGGGGCCGAAATTGACCAGACCTTAGAACGAGCCATGGTAGATTGGCAGCTCAAGCGTCTGCCCCGTATTGACCGGGATATTCTACGCATGGCCCTGGCGGAAATGATGTTTCTGGAAATTCCCCAAAAAGTGGCTATTAACGAAGCGGTGGAATTGGCCAAACGCTACTCCGATGACGAGGGCTATCGCTTTATTAATGGCGTTCTGCGTCGCGTCAGTAATCAACTGGCAGAATCGCCTGGACGGTAA
- the pgl gene encoding 6-phosphogluconolactonase, whose product MTAKVEILADKDTLVDRAKELVIQHLEQAIAERGQASLALSGGSTPKPLYEALAQASLPWHQLQIFFGDERYVPRDHPDSNQRMARQAWLDHVDIPAHQIHAMPTTADDPKVDAQTYENELARVFHLAAGEFPRLDLVLLGLGDDGHTASLFPHTAALQVCDRLVTVGDREGQPRLTLTIPLLNQARCVLFLVAGASKQTALSQIFDPTTDPQAYPARFIQPQGELIWLLDAAAGANLQP is encoded by the coding sequence ATGACAGCCAAGGTTGAGATCTTAGCAGATAAAGATACCCTCGTTGACCGTGCAAAGGAACTGGTTATCCAGCACCTAGAGCAAGCCATTGCCGAACGGGGACAAGCCAGTCTGGCCCTCTCAGGCGGCAGTACCCCAAAACCACTCTACGAAGCCCTAGCCCAAGCCTCTCTCCCCTGGCACCAGCTACAGATCTTTTTTGGTGACGAGCGCTATGTACCCCGAGATCATCCCGACAGCAATCAACGCATGGCCCGTCAGGCTTGGTTGGATCACGTTGACATTCCGGCCCACCAGATTCACGCTATGCCGACAACAGCCGATGACCCCAAGGTGGATGCCCAAACCTACGAAAATGAACTGGCACGGGTTTTTCACCTAGCGGCGGGGGAATTTCCCCGTCTGGACTTGGTGCTCCTTGGCCTAGGGGATGATGGTCATACCGCTTCCCTCTTTCCCCATACGGCGGCCCTCCAGGTCTGCGACCGCTTAGTCACCGTTGGCGACCGTGAGGGCCAACCCCGGCTCACCTTAACTATTCCTCTGCTCAATCAGGCCCGCTGTGTTCTCTTCCTGGTAGCCGGGGCCAGCAAACAGACAGCCTTGAGCCAGATCTTTGACCCCACCACCGACCCCCAAGCCTATCCGGCTCGCTTTATTCAGCCCCAGGGCGAACTGATTTGGCTCCTGGATGCGGCCGCCGGGGCCAACCTCCAGCCCTAG
- a CDS encoding FHA domain-containing protein → MLVCPHCNHANPEGATQCEACFTALPQLMACPHCGADVQNDATFCGSCGNSITPAMAHEIEPEAVSPGVAAEAPPPVPAPASPSPTAATQLQVQAPHFLHVQTETTLPLPQGLSVIHIGKPNERIPPDLDVSGFANSDVVSRVHADVRVEGDAYYLEDVGSANGTYINHTPLPPGNRHRLRAGDRISLGKGDLVTFIFQLA, encoded by the coding sequence ATGCTTGTTTGTCCCCATTGCAACCACGCCAATCCTGAAGGGGCAACCCAGTGCGAGGCCTGCTTCACTGCTTTGCCGCAACTCATGGCCTGTCCCCACTGTGGGGCTGATGTCCAGAATGATGCCACCTTCTGCGGTAGTTGCGGTAACAGCATTACCCCAGCAATGGCCCATGAAATAGAGCCAGAGGCCGTTTCTCCAGGCGTTGCCGCCGAAGCACCGCCGCCGGTTCCGGCTCCTGCTTCCCCTAGTCCGACGGCAGCGACCCAACTCCAGGTGCAGGCCCCCCATTTTCTCCATGTCCAAACCGAGACCACGCTTCCCCTGCCCCAGGGGCTGAGCGTAATTCATATTGGTAAACCGAATGAACGCATTCCCCCCGATCTCGATGTTTCGGGATTTGCTAATTCCGATGTGGTCTCCCGTGTCCATGCGGACGTTCGAGTAGAAGGAGATGCCTATTATCTTGAGGATGTGGGCAGTGCCAATGGCACTTACATTAACCACACGCCCCTCCCCCCCGGTAATCGTCACCGTTTACGGGCCGGAGACCGGATTTCCCTCGGGAAAGGTGACCTCGTTACTTTTATTTTTCAACTGGCCTGA
- a CDS encoding helix-turn-helix transcriptional regulator, whose protein sequence is MYLPQESIKTPVTLKQVRKKLNITQDQLAERLGTKRPNISNIERGVEIPDWLMKALTLHSVLRQAGYSFDDLLLSLPDPEDHAKVKES, encoded by the coding sequence ATGTACCTGCCCCAAGAGTCAATAAAAACGCCAGTGACATTAAAGCAAGTCAGAAAAAAGCTAAATATCACTCAAGACCAACTCGCTGAGCGGCTAGGTACAAAGCGTCCCAACATTAGCAATATTGAGCGAGGGGTTGAGATTCCTGACTGGTTGATGAAAGCACTAACGCTTCACAGTGTTCTTCGGCAAGCTGGATATTCGTTTGACGACTTACTTCTTTCCCTCCCAGACCCTGAAGACCATGCAAAAGTGAAGGAATCCTAA
- a CDS encoding DnaB-like helicase N-terminal domain-containing protein yields the protein MIPPHSIELERAVIGCILFDSNAIQKLDRNLIPDAFYVKAHQTIYREVLKLHRDGFPTDLKTLATRLQERQLLDDVGGIASLSEMLSETVGSGALDRYVAKLNEKYARRQVLEHANDLVQVAKDESWQADGFLEFVNRLQERIGEATQQIGADEDKHQRQYERLVEEVRKIEQTVADPGLKLFKMQALASRTGHTTKFLNHLYLKNLAAREVEPMMGLKEVKEKYGSSVQEWFLHGFGPAGSVVLLHAHGGVGKTRLIYDWIYSMVRGESWEGHHVTAPTRRALIVQTDESQGDMLNALDHRGFTDDMPVKVITRWTADHMAALRVNIEQFRPEVILIDSLTSINRNSLFSENDTEYARPVLELRDIAQEYGCLIYLVHHSNSEGGSRGTKAIAASVSHIFSLSRPSQLSDPTTSQRILAIDKSRSRAPGKYELEFNPETGGWSFNGEAGQDSGGDTTEERILEFLEQNRNKVYEASEIHAIVGGESSFIRRVLNRLAQNGRISRRKSATNGRAYVYWLGMSGDEYQRTVLPNPSTLEAQMKHTSEAHFPNPDTEPVQGGLTTNCASRFANFSGTDGQENQNFEAQKHTSSETQSESDFTTVLPNCASTVLTEYQAQLAKNGEPVDLPPNESRRPPVLKRGDVVLDQDYRGYWLDSFHKNVWWAYREGEEFVELRPDQIAAVWKVKE from the coding sequence ATGATTCCGCCCCACAGCATTGAGTTAGAGAGAGCGGTCATCGGTTGCATCCTTTTTGATTCCAACGCCATACAAAAGCTTGACAGAAACCTGATTCCTGATGCCTTTTATGTGAAGGCTCACCAAACCATTTACCGGGAGGTATTGAAACTGCATCGTGACGGATTCCCCACCGATCTAAAAACCCTGGCTACGCGCCTTCAGGAAAGACAGCTATTGGATGATGTTGGCGGGATTGCTTCACTGTCGGAGATGCTCAGCGAGACGGTCGGCTCAGGGGCGTTAGACCGCTACGTTGCCAAGCTCAACGAGAAATACGCCCGCCGGCAAGTATTGGAACACGCCAACGATTTAGTCCAGGTGGCCAAGGATGAAAGCTGGCAGGCCGACGGCTTCCTTGAATTTGTGAACCGTCTCCAAGAACGGATCGGAGAAGCGACCCAGCAGATCGGAGCCGACGAAGACAAGCACCAGCGCCAATACGAAAGGCTGGTCGAGGAAGTGAGGAAAATTGAACAGACCGTAGCAGACCCCGGACTAAAACTGTTCAAGATGCAGGCTTTGGCCAGCAGAACAGGGCATACCACTAAATTTCTTAATCACTTGTACCTGAAGAATTTGGCGGCCCGAGAAGTAGAACCAATGATGGGGTTGAAGGAAGTCAAGGAAAAATACGGGTCATCGGTTCAAGAATGGTTTCTCCATGGCTTCGGGCCGGCTGGCAGTGTTGTCTTGCTCCATGCCCACGGGGGGGTAGGCAAAACCAGGCTGATCTATGACTGGATTTATTCAATGGTCAGGGGGGAGTCATGGGAGGGGCATCACGTCACGGCCCCGACCAGAAGAGCGCTCATCGTCCAGACGGATGAGAGCCAAGGCGATATGCTCAACGCGCTCGACCACAGGGGGTTTACTGACGATATGCCGGTCAAGGTTATTACCCGTTGGACGGCTGACCACATGGCCGCCCTGCGCGTCAACATCGAACAATTCCGCCCGGAGGTCATCCTAATTGATAGTTTGACTAGCATCAACCGAAATAGCCTTTTCTCCGAAAATGACACTGAGTATGCCCGGCCGGTTTTGGAATTGAGGGATATTGCCCAGGAATACGGATGCTTGATTTATTTGGTTCACCATTCCAACAGCGAAGGAGGGAGCCGAGGAACCAAGGCCATTGCCGCCAGTGTTAGCCACATTTTCAGCCTGAGCCGGCCCAGCCAACTTAGTGACCCCACCACTAGCCAACGGATTTTGGCCATTGACAAGAGCCGTAGCCGCGCCCCTGGCAAGTATGAATTAGAGTTCAATCCCGAAACAGGGGGATGGTCTTTCAATGGAGAGGCCGGCCAGGATAGCGGAGGCGATACAACGGAAGAACGGATTTTAGAATTTTTGGAACAAAACAGAAACAAGGTTTACGAAGCTTCAGAAATTCACGCAATCGTAGGGGGGGAGTCAAGTTTTATTAGACGGGTGCTTAATCGCCTCGCTCAGAATGGACGAATCAGCCGGCGCAAATCAGCTACTAACGGTCGTGCCTATGTGTACTGGCTAGGGATGTCGGGGGATGAATACCAAAGAACTGTGCTTCCAAACCCAAGCACACTTGAAGCACAGATGAAGCACACTTCCGAAGCACACTTCCCAAACCCAGACACAGAGCCAGTTCAAGGGGGCTTGACAACGAACTGTGCTTCACGTTTTGCAAATTTTTCGGGAACGGACGGACAGGAAAATCAAAATTTTGAAGCACAGAAGCACACTTCATCTGAAACCCAGTCAGAGAGCGACTTTACAACTGTGCTTCCCAACTGTGCTTCAACTGTGCTTACTGAATATCAAGCACAGTTGGCCAAAAATGGGGAGCCGGTTGACCTTCCCCCCAACGAGTCGCGCCGCCCTCCTGTACTAAAGCGCGGTGACGTTGTGCTAGACCAGGATTACCGTGGGTATTGGTTAGATTCCTTCCACAAAAATGTATGGTGGGCTTATCGGGAAGGAGAGGAATTTGTAGAGCTACGCCCTGATCAGATTGCGGCTGTTTGGAAAGTAAAAGAGTGA
- a CDS encoding HpsJ family protein gives MINTTAMTTLCLKLFGVILVLSVLLDYTTQVFPFNFADPQWQLTVVTSLVERGLVPLVGMALILIAYWMDSMAPTPAKETSLDLRLAVYILAVLLGLMFLLLVPLHLNNLNQAKTAAIQQIEQGAGHGKEQIQQVLLRLDALSKNPEVLSQQIAQQTQVLESGQLNGTPLSPQQLDSLKMERDQLKGLQQMAKNPVALQQKIEEIKTQLEKQVQERQDKAAGEATGQALKQGLRIGLSSLMLAVAYATVGALGLRTVLARRGASPQV, from the coding sequence ATGATTAACACCACGGCTATGACAACCCTCTGCCTCAAATTGTTTGGGGTAATTTTAGTGCTTTCCGTGCTTCTGGATTACACGACCCAAGTCTTCCCCTTTAATTTTGCCGATCCCCAATGGCAACTAACGGTTGTGACCAGCTTGGTGGAACGGGGACTGGTTCCCCTGGTAGGCATGGCCCTGATTCTGATTGCTTATTGGATGGATAGCATGGCACCGACGCCAGCGAAGGAGACCAGCCTCGATCTGAGATTAGCCGTCTACATTCTGGCTGTTTTACTAGGACTAATGTTTTTGCTACTGGTTCCCCTGCACCTTAATAACCTCAACCAAGCCAAAACCGCTGCAATTCAGCAGATCGAACAGGGGGCCGGCCACGGAAAGGAACAAATCCAGCAGGTTCTGCTCCGCCTGGATGCCCTCTCTAAAAATCCCGAAGTTCTGAGCCAACAGATTGCCCAGCAAACCCAAGTACTGGAAAGTGGCCAACTCAACGGCACACCCTTGAGTCCCCAGCAACTAGACTCCTTAAAAATGGAGCGCGACCAACTTAAGGGTCTACAACAAATGGCGAAAAATCCCGTGGCCCTCCAGCAAAAAATTGAGGAAATTAAAACCCAGTTGGAAAAACAGGTACAGGAACGCCAGGATAAAGCCGCTGGAGAAGCCACCGGCCAGGCCCTTAAACAGGGCCTCCGCATTGGTCTCAGTAGCCTAATGTTAGCTGTAGCCTACGCCACCGTCGGGGCCCTGGGCCTCCGGACTGTTCTGGCCCGCCGAGGCGCTTCTCCCCAAGTCTAA